The following are encoded in a window of Haloferax sp. Atlit-12N genomic DNA:
- a CDS encoding helix-turn-helix domain-containing protein translates to MTDLSHQERKERIARDGGDPNDTVWRAGSQGAYHEDRDCTRLSATKSKEATRKEAQKRFCYPCGFCVLGEFKEGSSNRSPRRETELTVPDELSDSDVASKLVWLQLAINGALSTAELIDQTKLSRSSVDRGVNTLRERGLVNSMPDPTDARRQQHRLVSPP, encoded by the coding sequence ATGACGGACCTATCCCACCAAGAGCGCAAGGAACGCATTGCACGAGATGGCGGAGACCCGAACGACACGGTCTGGCGAGCGGGATCACAGGGCGCGTACCACGAAGACCGCGACTGTACCCGACTCTCAGCCACGAAATCGAAAGAAGCAACCCGAAAAGAGGCTCAAAAGCGGTTCTGCTACCCGTGTGGGTTCTGTGTCCTCGGAGAATTCAAAGAGGGATCGTCAAATCGTTCTCCTCGACGAGAGACAGAACTCACAGTCCCCGACGAGCTGTCGGACTCCGACGTCGCGAGTAAACTCGTGTGGCTTCAACTCGCGATCAACGGGGCGCTCTCCACAGCTGAACTAATCGACCAGACAAAGCTTTCGCGAAGCTCCGTTGATCGTGGTGTCAACACGCTTCGTGAGAGGGGGTTAGTCAATTCGATGCCTGATCCG